The Raphanus sativus cultivar WK10039 chromosome 2, ASM80110v3, whole genome shotgun sequence genome includes a region encoding these proteins:
- the LOC108842698 gene encoding probable methyltransferase PMT14: MGSKNNPPRSRSSLSLILVVGLCCFFYLLGAWQKSGFGKGDSIAMEITKQAQCTDVVTDLDFKPHHDTVKIPERLADPKPVSFEPCDVKLKDYTPCQEQDRAMKFPRENMIYRERHCPPENEKLRCLVPAPKGYMTPFPWPKSRDYVHYANAPFKSLTVEKAGQNWVQFQGSVFKFPGGGTMFPQGADAYIDELASVIPIKDGSVRTALDTGCGVASWGAYMLKRNVLTMSFAPRDNHEAQVQFALERGVPAIIAVLGSILLPYPPRAFDMAQCSRCLIPWTANEGTYLMEVDRVLRPGGYWVLSGPPINWKTYYKTWNRTKADLRAEQKRIEDIAESLCWEKKYEKGDTAIFRKKINDRSCDRSTPVKTCKRKDTDDVWYKEIETCVTPFPKVSNEEEVAGGKLKKFPERLLAVPPSVSKGLVSGVDAETYQEDVKLWKKRVGRYKRINSLIGSTRYRNVMDMNAGLGGFAAALESPKSWVMNVVPTITKKTLSVVYERGLIGIYHDWCEGFSTYPRTYDFIHANGLFSMYQHSCKIEDILLEMDRILRPEGIVIIRDEVDVLNDVRKIADGMRWDTKLMDHEDGPLVPEKILYAVKQYWVAGGGDANSQASSADSSEEE; this comes from the exons ATGGGTTCTAAGAATAATCCACCGAGATCGAGAAGCTCACTATCTCTAATCCTCGTGGTCGGACTATGCTGTTTCTTCTACCTCCTCGGAGCATGGCAAAAGAGCGGCTTCGGCAAAGGAGACAGCATAGCCATGGAGATCACAAAGCAAGCTCAATGCACCGACGTCGTCACCGACCTCGACTTCAAACCCCATCACGACACCGTCAAGATCCCCGAGAGGCTAGCCGATCCCAAACCCGTCTCTTTCGAGCCCTGCGACGTGAAGCTCAAGGACTACACCCCTTGCCAAGAGCAAGACAGGGCAATGAAGTTCCCTAGAGAGAACATGATATACAGAGAGAGGCATTGCCCACCCGAGAACGAGAAGCTCCGGTGTCTTGTCCCCGCTCCTAAAGGTTACATGACTCCTTTCCCTTGGCCTAAGAGCAGAGACTATGTTCATTACGCTAACGCTCCTTTCAAGAGCTTGACTGTTGAGAAGGCTGGTCAGAACTGGGTTCAGTTTCAAGGGAGTGTGTTTAAGTTCCCTGGTGGTGGGACTATGTTCCCTCAGGGTGCTGATGCTTATATCGATGAGCTTGCTTCTGTTATCCCCATCAAAGATGGTTCCGTTAGAACCGCTTTGGACACTGGATGTGGG GTTGCAAGCTGGGGTGCTTATATGCTTAAGAGGAATGTTCTGACTATGTCCTTTGCGCCACGAGACAACCATGAAGCGCAAGTTCAGTTTGCGCTTGAGAGAGGTGTTCCAGCGATTATAGCTGTTCTTGGATCTATTCTTCTTCCTTATCCACCAAGAGCCTTTGATATGGCTCAATGCTCTCGTTGCTTGATTCCATGGACTGCAAACG AGGGAACCTACTTGATGGAGGTGGACAGAGTCTTGAGACCAGGAGGTTACTGGGTCTTGTCAGGACCTCCAATCAACTGGAAGACCTATTACAAGACGTGGAACCGTACCAAAGCAGACCTCAGAGCCGAGCAAAAGAGGATAGAGGATATAGCAGAGTCTCTATGCTGGGAGAAGAAGTACGAGAAGGGAGACACCGCCATTTTCAGGAAGAAGATCAACGATAGGTCGTGCGATAGATCAACACCGGTTAAGACGTGTAAGAGGAAAGACACTGACGATGTCTGGTACAAGGAGATCGAGACTTGCGTGACACCGTTCCCTAAAGTATCAAACGAAGAAGAAGTGGCTGGTGGGAAGCTGAAGAAGTTCCCCGAGAGGCTACTCGCAGTGCCTCCGAGTGTTTCTAAAGGTTTGGTTAGTGGAGTTGATGCGGAAACGTACCAAGAAGATGTTAAACTGTGGAAGAAGCGTGTGGGGCGGTACAAGAGAATCAATAGCTTGATTGGTTCGACTAGGTACCGTAACGTGATGGATATGAATGCTGGTCTTGGTGGGTTCGCTGCTGCTTTGGAGTCTCCCAAGTCTTGGGTTATGAACGTGGTTCCGACTATTACGAAGAAGACGTTGAGTGTTGTCTATGAGAGAGGTCTCATTGGTATCTATCATGACTG GTGTGAAGGGTTTTCAACTTATCCAAGAACATATGATTTTATTCACGCTAATGGTCTCTTTAGCATGTATCAGCACAg CTGCAAGATTGAGGATATTCTTCTTGAAATGGATCGGATCTTAAGGCCGGAAGGGATTGTGATAATCAGGGATGAGGTTGATGTTTTGAACGACGTGAGGAAGATTGCTGATGGGATGAGATGGGACACTAAGTTGATGGATCATGAAGATGGTCCTCTCGTTCCTGAGAAGATTCTTTACGCTGTTAAACAGTACTGGGTCGCCGGCGGCGGCGATGCAAACAGTCAGGCATCGTCTGCTGATAGTAGTGAAGAAGAGTAA